The genomic DNA GCTTTCACGAGTGCGCCACTACACAGGTTCCAGACGGCGAAGGCGACGGTTCCGGCGGCCCAATTCGACAGTTGCTTTTGATCGCGCGTCCGGTCGCCTGTTGAGTGCCGGAAAATCCCCGCATGTAAAAGAAGAGTTGTATAAACATAGCGGAGAGCCGGAAATAAAAGACCCATGAGAACCGAAAAAATCCCTATAAAGGTAACAATATTTCGAATGTTGAGTGCTTTGATCCGGTCTATCGCCGAATCTAATGACAGTGCAGCCATATCAGCGTTGTAGGAGATAAGCCATATGTCTAAGTACAAGATGAATGCTGCTCATAGTACTAACATTCTACTGTCAACGAGTTTTTCCAGCGCCCCTGCCACCCTTTCAAAACCCTTCGCCGCTGCTGAACTCTCTTCTGCCATGATATTTGTGAACTATCTTAAATGCACCTAGAGGAGGCGCGTTGTTGATGTGAGCCCCTAACCAGCGGGGGACGATGTTACTATTCCTGGCTGAGGCTACCTCGATCACTGGGCAGGACAATAAGGTTGTCGAACGGCTCGAGTACGACGCTTGGGGCCGGCGCCGTGCGCCCGATCACAAGTCCACGCCAAACACGCTCGATGGTGTGCTTGACAACAAGGGGTTCACCGGTCACGAAATGCTTGACCAGCTAGACCTGGTGCACATGAATGGACGGGTTTATGATCCAGCCATCGGGCGGTTCTTGTCTGCGGATGCGATGGTCGCTGACCCAACTAGCGGTCAGAACTTCAACCGATACTCGTATGTTTCCAACAACCCGACGAACCTTACCGATCCATCTGGTTTTTGCGAGGTCGTTACAGGTTCCATGGTTTGCAAGACAGGTCAAGCACTTGTTGATGCGGTTAAGCAGGTGGTAGTGTATTTCGGCGGCGACTTTGTGTCTTCAGGTGGAGGTAAGGCCACGAAAGGCTCGGAAGGTCAGACCAATGCGAGCAGAAGAACGGAAGCAGTCAGGGAGAACCAAAAGGTATCAGCTTCAGCTGGTGAGCCTAAGGATCGGGCTGGGCAAGTCTTCAGCGATAAGCTTGAGGTGGGAACGTCTGGCGACCAACTCATGTTCAGGCAGACCGGGACCTGGACCTCCGAGGCTTCTGCAACTTCTAGAGCGACCGGCTGTCAACTAATTTGTATTGACCAAGTCAATGGCCTTGCATCGCCCAGACTGCATAGTTCCGGGGATATAGTACGTGATGCTGTCCAGAATTACTATTCACAATCTGCTGCAGGAGTTTGGAATGCCAGTCGAGAAGTGTTCAAATGGTGGGCTGCCGCTGCGACGCGTGCAGTGGCTGCGTCCGGAGGTGTTACACCGGTAGTTGCTTTGTCTAAAAACGTACTACTTGAAGCTCTTTCGAATGCTAAACCAACGAGTGGGCATCCGAATCAATTGATGACAACATTAGAGGACGGCACCCGTGTGATATTTAGAAAGGATTTCGGTGACAATGCTCATCCTATTGGAGGGCCGTTCCAAGGCCAAGGGCCGATTAATCACTACAATATTCAAATACAATCAGCCAGCGGGCGGACGATTGAAAATGTTCACGTCGTGCCAAATGGCTCTGGAGAATTCATTTTTTGGGGTAAAGACGGGGTTATTAAGCAATGAAAAATTTTCCGAAAACGGTCACTATTGAGTTGGGTGACGACGATATTCCTACTGATGAGGTGCTTCAAAATGACAGGCATTATGCGTCTGCTGAGGTGAGTTCAGTAAACAACTTTATAAACTTAACATTTGCAACTCGTGACGCCTTTTATGATTTTTCCAGGTCTTTGTTGCGAGAAGCCATGTTCGGCACTGGCGGCCAATTGGAGCTTTACCCTTTAGTGGTAGATGGAAAGCCCCAGGTAGTAGACGGGTGCCGCTTAACTGAGAGTAGCGCCAGGATCTTTATATTTTATCCGGACGGTACAGGAAGCGCCGATTAGCGCGGCTATGTTGCATTCGCGTGGAATACTATCGTTTCATGTCCGGGGCTTTCTGAGCAGGCAATGGCCGTAGGTGTCCGACGTTGTTCGCGAGAGCTACCTGATAGCGAACAGGCCCGGGTTAATTTGAAAATGATGAGGTTGCGAATTCCGGTGTTAGCACAATCGCCTGGCAAGATCCAGGATTTGTTATGACAAACGGCCTGATCGAAAAATTGTTAGCCTTTGTTGTGGTGGTATTAAGCGTGCAGGAAGAATTTGGTTTGTCTACCCACAAAACTACCCACAAAGATA from Pseudoduganella armeniaca includes the following:
- a CDS encoding RHS repeat domain-containing protein, which produces MLLFLAEATSITGQDNKVVERLEYDAWGRRRAPDHKSTPNTLDGVLDNKGFTGHEMLDQLDLVHMNGRVYDPAIGRFLSADAMVADPTSGQNFNRYSYVSNNPTNLTDPSGFCEVVTGSMVCKTGQALVDAVKQVVVYFGGDFVSSGGGKATKGSEGQTNASRRTEAVRENQKVSASAGEPKDRAGQVFSDKLEVGTSGDQLMFRQTGTWTSEASATSRATGCQLICIDQVNGLASPRLHSSGDIVRDAVQNYYSQSAAGVWNASREVFKWWAAAATRAVAASGGVTPVVALSKNVLLEALSNAKPTSGHPNQLMTTLEDGTRVIFRKDFGDNAHPIGGPFQGQGPINHYNIQIQSASGRTIENVHVVPNGSGEFIFWGKDGVIKQ